One stretch of Arachis duranensis cultivar V14167 chromosome 1, aradu.V14167.gnm2.J7QH, whole genome shotgun sequence DNA includes these proteins:
- the LOC107461147 gene encoding uncharacterized protein LOC107461147, whose translation MQRRIVEKSGQVMRLRVRKKRKSGSGRKAAVLKKLATYLQCDTFMYAPLVSDFPDPALPLFPSPAKVVELKKPRKEKQRFVDQLLEYLKSDVYMYAPLLRSSSGSSQHSPTRFTSGNVNPQTDLSQHHHTWVQNETVKHTVYQMRRSVSALRNVSVKSQLRTHS comes from the exons ATGCAAAGAAGAATAGTGGAAAAGAGCGGGCAGGTGATGAGGCTGAGAGttagaaagaagaggaaaagtgGGAGCGGAAGAAAAGCGGCGGTTCTGAAGAAGTTGGCGACATACCTGCAGTGCGATACTTTCATGTACGCTCCCCTGGTATCAGATTTTCCCGACCCTGCTCTCCCTCTCTTTCCTTCCCCTGCTAAAG TGGTTGAACTCAAAAAACCAAGGAAAGAGAAGCAGCGTTTTGTAGACCAACTTTTAGAATACCTGAAATCCGATGTCTATATGTATGCTCCCCTCCTTCGTTCATCTTCAGGTTCATCACAGCACTCACCAACAAGGTTCACAAGCGGAAATGTGAATCCTCAAACAGATCTCTCTCAACACCATCATACTTGGGTGCAAAATGAAACTGTAAAGCACACTGTGTATCAAATGCGTCGCTCCGTTTCTGCCTTAA GAAATGTATCTGTCAAGTCGCAGCTGAGAACTCATAGTTGA